The Bacillus sp. Bos-x628 genome segment GTAGGGCACGGTGCTAATTCCATCAGACGTATGTGCTGAGAGATAAGAGGGGCTTTGAACACATAGTTCACTATCAAGCCTCTTTCTCTCGGGAGAAAGAGGTTTTTTATATGATTTGGAGGGGAAGCAATTGGTAACACTTACGGCATCATACGAAGAATTAACAGAGAGCTCGGCTGTTGCACTTGCCATTAGACTAGGTTTAATACAGGAAAGCAGCCATTTGACATGTACTGAAATTGGCGACGGAAATTTAAATTATGTCTTTCATATCTTTGATCACAAACATCAAAAAGGACTCATTCTCAAGCAGGCCTTACCTTACGCAAAGGTCGTTGGGGAAAGCTGGCCACTTACATTAGATCGCGCAAGAATTGAAAGTGCCGCGCTCATTAAACAATCTGAATACGTACCACATCTTGTACCAGAAGTCTATTATTCTGATACAACTCTTGCTGTCACTGCAATGGAAGACCTTTCACACCTAGAAATCGTCAGAAAAGGGCTAATTGCCGGAAAAAACTATCCGCACTTATCAGATCATGTTGGAGAATTTTTAGGTAAAACACTTTTTTATACATCTGACTTTGCAACAAATCCTAAAATCAAAAAACAGTATGTTAAGCAGTTCACAAACCCCGATCTTTGTGACATAACAGAAAAGCTTGTCTTTACGGATCCTTTCTTCAATAGTGAAACAAATGACTTTGAAAAGGAGTTAAGAGAAGAAGTTGAAAAACTATGGGCAGATTTAGAATTGCAGGCCAAAGCAGCAGAGCTGAAGCGGATCTTTTTGACCTCGGCTGAAACACTTGTCCATGGAGATCTTCATACAGGCAGTATATTTGCGAGCGATCATGAAACAAAGGTGATTGATCCAGAGTTCGCTTTTTACGGTCCATTTGGATTCGATATTGGACAATTTATAGCGAACTTGCTCTTAAATGCTTTATCTCGTGAAAACAAAAAAGATCAACAGCCACTTTTTGACCATGTTGAAAATGTTTGGGCTACGTTCAAAGAGGTTTTCACTAAAGCATGGAAAGAAGACAGCATTGAAGCATTTAGCGTGTCAGACAGCTTTTTAGAAAAAACATTTGACCGTATCTTAAAAGAAGCGACCGGATTTGCCGGCTGTGAACTCGTTCGTCGAACGATTGGACTCGCACATGCTGCCGATCTTGATGCGATTTCATCACCAGCCAAACGTCTCACTCAGAAAAAAGCAGCACTTACACTAGGAAAAACATTCATCAAACAATCTTGTGCAGTCGAAACAGCGTCCGACCTCGTCGCATTATTCCAACAATTTGTAAAGGAGTGACGGGTATTGAGAAAAGATTTTGAAGTCCCCCGTTCAGTCGAATGGGAAGGAAACAACATTAAAATTTTAAACCAACAAAAATTACCGGCTGAAACTGTATTTGAGCATTTATATACGAAGGAAGATGTCTACGATGCGATTGTGACATTAAAAGTGCGCGGAGCACCTGCTATTGGGATTACAGCTGCTTTTGGGCTGGCGCTAAGTGCTCAAGATATTGACACAGAAGATATTGATGTCTTCAAAGAAGAAGTGATCGGCTTGAAGGAATATTTCAATCGGTCTCGTCCAACAGCCGTTAATCTTGCATGGGCTTTAGACAGACTTTTTCAGCGAATTGAGCGTGCCGCTTCGGTCAATGCAGCCAAAACAGATCTTGTCCATGAAGCCATTCAGATTCAAATTGAAGATGAAGAAATATGTCGCCAAATCGGTCAAAATGCACTCCAGCTCTTTACGTCTGGTGACCGAATCATGACCATTTGTAATGCAGGCTCCATCGCCACTAGCCGTTACGGAACAGCGCTTGCTCCTTTTTATTTAGCCAAAAAGAAAAATCTTGATCTTCATATTTATGCTTGTGAGACTCGTCCTGTCTTGCAAGGAGCTCGACTGACGACATGGGAATTGATGCAGGGCGGTGTCGACGTGACACTCATTACAGATAACATGGCAGCTCATACGATGAAAGAAAAACAAATTTCTGCTCTTATTGTTGGGGCTGATCGAATCGCCCGAAATGGCGATACGGCTAATAAAATCGGCACTTTAGGTCTAGCCATACTTGCCAAACATTTTCAGATTCCATTTTTTGTGGCGGCACCTCTCTCGACCTTTGATATGTCAATCGATCATGGGTCAGATATCCCCATTGAGGAACGTGATCCGCTGGAAGTGAAAGAATTAAATGGTGTGCAAATTGCACCAGAAGATGTACAGGTATTTAATCCTGCCTTTGATGTCACACCGCATCAACTCATTTCAGGTATCATTACAGAGAAAGGAATCATCACATCCAATTATACAGAGGAAATTAATGCTCTTTTCACTGAAAATATATCTCTCTAAAAGAAAAAGCACCGTGTTCTTACCGTTTAAGAGCACCGTGCTTTTTTGTTTGTAGCGTTTTAGCTAATATTTCTTTCTTTTGTTCCTCTGTTAAGACATTCAATTTGACACATAGTGACGTCATTGCATACATTTTACCTTTCTTTCCCCATAACATCATGAC includes the following:
- the mtnA gene encoding S-methyl-5-thioribose-1-phosphate isomerase, whose protein sequence is MRKDFEVPRSVEWEGNNIKILNQQKLPAETVFEHLYTKEDVYDAIVTLKVRGAPAIGITAAFGLALSAQDIDTEDIDVFKEEVIGLKEYFNRSRPTAVNLAWALDRLFQRIERAASVNAAKTDLVHEAIQIQIEDEEICRQIGQNALQLFTSGDRIMTICNAGSIATSRYGTALAPFYLAKKKNLDLHIYACETRPVLQGARLTTWELMQGGVDVTLITDNMAAHTMKEKQISALIVGADRIARNGDTANKIGTLGLAILAKHFQIPFFVAAPLSTFDMSIDHGSDIPIEERDPLEVKELNGVQIAPEDVQVFNPAFDVTPHQLISGIITEKGIITSNYTEEINALFTENISL
- the mtnK gene encoding S-methyl-5-thioribose kinase; this translates as MVTLTASYEELTESSAVALAIRLGLIQESSHLTCTEIGDGNLNYVFHIFDHKHQKGLILKQALPYAKVVGESWPLTLDRARIESAALIKQSEYVPHLVPEVYYSDTTLAVTAMEDLSHLEIVRKGLIAGKNYPHLSDHVGEFLGKTLFYTSDFATNPKIKKQYVKQFTNPDLCDITEKLVFTDPFFNSETNDFEKELREEVEKLWADLELQAKAAELKRIFLTSAETLVHGDLHTGSIFASDHETKVIDPEFAFYGPFGFDIGQFIANLLLNALSRENKKDQQPLFDHVENVWATFKEVFTKAWKEDSIEAFSVSDSFLEKTFDRILKEATGFAGCELVRRTIGLAHAADLDAISSPAKRLTQKKAALTLGKTFIKQSCAVETASDLVALFQQFVKE